From the genome of Aspergillus fumigatus Af293 chromosome 1, whole genome shotgun sequence, one region includes:
- a CDS encoding VHS domain protein — translation MAARDRYGAYADVGLTPLQRAIRNACDFSLYEPNLALNLEVADLINSKKGNAPREAAFEIVRLINSRNQNVALLALALLDICVKNCGYPFHLQISTKEFLNELVRRFPERPPMRPSRVQHRILESIEEWRQTICQTSRYKEDLGHIRDMHRLLLYKGYMFPEIRHEDAAVLNPSDNLRSAEEMEEEEREAQSAKLQELIRRGTPADLQEANRLMKVMAGFDTRHKTDYRAKAAEEVAKVQQKAKILEEMLQSHKPGDRIAEGDVFEELASALQSAHPKIQKMCEEESDDPEAVHKLLEINDSIHRTIERYKLVKKGDYDAASKIPKGTLGTTTGVSKNANNELSLIDFDPEPSSNGNAPPPAGGSSLENDLLGLSIEEPVPAGSISLGPGNLTTSANAPLQQAPAGFKPTYDIMASFNSSRPVSQSSTPAPRPPQQPTATPTPPPPPASDPFAALVSASPRTSSPFPPGASSTQSPAAASSALLDLVGAGPPTTAAASGSSAQTQDDDEWNFASSLPESNALPTTNKVQVLNSSLRIEFVARRHPNQPKQIHVVALFSNTTGQPLNELHFQVAVEKAYTLQLRPQSGRDIGPLQQNGVQQEMLLDGVDAGKGNSVKVRFRVSYRLGAERKEEQGMVPPLGIA, via the exons ATGGCAGCTAGGGACCGGTATGGTGCCTACGCTGATGTCGGGCTCACACCGCTGCAACGAGCCATTC GAAATGCCTGTGACTTTTCTCTCTACGAGCCCAACCTCGCTCTGAACCTCGAGGTTGCGGACCTGATCAACTCCAAAAAAGGCAATGC TCCTCGAGAGGCAGCGTTTGAGATTGTCCGCCTGATTAATTCCCGGAATCAAAATGTCGCATTGCTGGCGTTAGCG CTCCTCGACATCTGCGTCAAGAACTGCGGTTATCCGTTCCACCTCCAAATCAGTACAAAGGAGTTTCTCAATGAGTTGGTTCGTCGTTTTCCAGAAAGACCGCCAATGCGGCCCTCCCGGGTGCAGCACCGGATCCTGGAGTCGATTGAAGAATGGCGGCAGACTATATGCCAGACGTCGCGGTacaaggaggatctgggCCATATTCGCGACATGCACCGTCTGCTGTTATACAAGGGCTACATGTTTCCTGAGATCCGTCATGAAGATGCCGCGGTCCTGAACCCAAGCGAC AATTTGCGTTcggcggaggagatggaggaggaagagcggGAAGCACAATCGGCGAAGTTGCAGGAGCTGATCCGCCGAGGCACGCCAGCGGATTTGCAGGAAGCCAATCGACTGATGAAGGTGATGGCCGGTTTCGACACCCGACACAAGACCGACTACCGGGCCAAGGCAGCTGAGGAAGTGGCTAAGGTGCAGCAGAAGGCTAAGATTTTGGAGGAGATGCTACAGAGCCACAAGCCGGGCGATCGGATTGCTGAAGGCGACGTGTTTGAG GAACTTGCGAGTGCACTTCAAAGTGCTCATCCGAAGATTCAGAAGATGTGCGAAGAAGAGTCGGATGACCCTGAGGCTGTTCATAAACTGCTGGAGATCAATGACAGCATTCACCGCACCATTGAACGTTACAAGTTGGTTAAGAAGGGCGACTACGATGCGGCATCCAAGATCCCCAAGGGTACTCTAGGCACTACAACGGGGGTTTCGAAGAACGCAAATAACGAACTCTCCTTGATCGATTTCGACCCGGAGCCGAGCTCGAACGGCAATGCCCCGCCACCGGCGGGGGGCAGTTCCTTGGAGAATGACCTGCTTGGCTTGTCAATAGAGGAGCCAGTCCCCGCTGGAAGTATCTCGTTGGGACCTG GAAATCTGACTACATCTGCAAACGCACCGCTACAACAAGCCCCTGCAGGATTCAAGCCCACTTACGATATCATGGCTTCGTTCAATTCGTCCCGACCTGTCTCACAGTCTTCGACGCCGGCTCCCCGACCACCTCAGCAACCGACTGCGACCCccacaccaccaccgccgcctgCGAGCGATCCTTTTGCAGCTCTTGTGTCCGCAAGCCCTCGGACCTCCAGTCCCTTCCCGCCCGGAGCTTCTTCGACTCAGTCGCCCGCAGCTGCTTCGTCGGCTCTCCTCGACTTGGTGGGAGCTGGTCCTCCTACCACCGCAGCGGCCAGTGGTAGCAGTGCCCAGACCCAAGACGATGACGAGTGGAACTTTGCTTCCTCGCTGCCGGAGAGCAACGCCCTTCCGACCACTAATAAAGTGCAAGTGTTGAACTCGTCTTTACGGATCGAGTTTGTTGCCCGGCGGCATCCCAACCAACCCAAGCAGATTCACGTGGTAGCCCTATTTTCGAACACCACCGGCCAACCGCTGAACGAACTGCACTTTCAGGTGGCTGTAGAGAAG GCTTATACATTGCAGCTCCGGCCGCAGTCTGGACGTGATATCGGACCGCTGCAGCAAAATGGCGTCCAGCAGGAGATGTTACTGGATGGAGTGGATGCAGGCAAGGGTAATTCGGTCAAGGTTCGGTTTAGAGTGTCCTACAGGCTAGGCGCcgagaggaaagaagaacaagggaTGGTGCCGCCGTTGGGTATTGCCTag
- a CDS encoding ribosome biogenesis TSR3 family protein, with the protein MVRHKKDNFSRGGKKFSSNPRPRPRPVPRDDDDGSATNRPAFKAACWDLGHCDPKRCSGKRLMHFGLMRELAIGQKFAGVVISPNAKKILSPADRELLEQFGAAVVECSWVRVKEVPWSRIGGRCERLLPYLIAANTVNYGRPWRLNCVEALAACFCICGHEDWAREVLKHFNYGEAFLEINSALLKRYAACATEEDIKKAEEEWLAKIEREYEENRAEGGADDMWTVGNTNRRAASAESDAEDEEKDEQSEGEGEDKEEAEEERDPYAISDDSEDEAQMAEIRAKILNSKSFQNPSVPDKPQPEKIARPDPTPLEDSDAESGSAVSDDEEFDKIINATPVTDRTGIIAASQRKGKETFSASFSRTVINAPQRW; encoded by the exons ATGGTCCGTCACAAGAAAGACAACTTCTCGCGAGGAGGCAAGAAATTCTCCTCCAACCCCCGCCCACGGCCACGCCCAGTACCCcgcgatgacgacgatggtTCGGCTACGAACAGGCCTGCCTTCAAGGCCGCCTGCTGGGATTTAGGACACTGCGATCCGAAGCGATGCTCTGGAAAGAGGCTGATGCACTTTGGGTTGATGCGAGAACTGGCGATCGGTCAGAAGTTTGCCGGGGTGGTGATCTC GCCAAATGCAAAGAAGATTCTTTCCCCGGCCGATCGTGAACTATTAGAGCAGTTCGGAGCTGCAGTGGTAGAGTGTTCCTGGGTGAGGGTCAAGGAGGTCCCTTGGTCGCGAATTGGTGGCCGGTGCGAACGACTGT TACCGTACCTTATTGCAGCCAACACAGTGAATTATGGACGACCGTGGCGGTTAAACTGCGTCGAAGCGTTGGccgcctgcttctgcatctGCGGGCATGAAGACTGGGCGCGAGAGGTGCTCAAGCACTTCAATTACGGCGAAGCTTTCCTCGAGATCAATTCGGCACTGTTGAAACGATACGCTGCCTGTGCGACGGAAGAGGACATCAAGAAGGCAGAGGAAGAGTGGTTGGCCAAGATTGAGCGGGAGTACGAGGAAAATCGCGCAGAGGGCGGTGCCGACGATATGTGGACAGTAGGAAATACAAACAGACGAGCTGCATCGGCGGAATCCGAcgcagaagacgaggagaaggatgaGCAGAGTGAGGGCGAGGGCGAGGATAAGGAAGAAGCGGAGGAAGAACGAGACCCGTACGCCATCTCAGATGACTCCGAAGACGAGGCCCAAATGGCCGAGATCCGCGCCAAAATCCTCAATTCGAAATCCTTCCAGAATCCTTCCGTCCCGGACAAGCCGCAACCCGAGAAGATTGCCCGACCGGATCCGACGCCATTAGAAGATTCAGATGCCGAGTCCGGATCAGCAGTtagcgacgatgaggaatttGATAAGATCATCAATGCGACGCCTGTGACAGATCGAACGGGCATCATTGCCGCGTCGCAGCGCAAGGGGAAAGAGACCTTCAGCGCGTCGTTCTCACGGACAGTCATTAATGCCCCACAGAGATGGTAG
- the casA gene encoding caspase family protein, with product MSYYPPYSGPPGYPPPQQQQQQQQYSYPPNYGSPQPYQTIITNNLPTAAVTPAKRTVSNILLRILTGMASPPLSLVTARLLHTTVTVYVLISEDNCEQKKMQVWLTLYAATAVRIRPAAAAYWKCGVWWKTAWYVIAFGAGRTAFCFGKCQYAAADICNTGMNQYQNTYSHGHQGGPPPPPTDPVAFGHGAPQGYSFQYSRCTGKRKALLIGINYFGQKGQLRGCINDVKNMSTYLNQNFGYAREDMVLLTDDQQNPMSQPTKANILRAMHWLVKDAQPNDSLFFHYSGHGGQTPDLDGDEEDGYDEVIYPVDFRQAGHIVDDEMHRIMVRPLRPGVRLTAIFDSCHSGSALDLPYIYSTQGILKEPNLAKEAGQGLLGVVSAYARGDMSGMVSTAVGFLKRATKGDEAYTRSKQTKTSPADVIMWSGSKDSQTSQDAQIGGQATGAMSWAFITALRKNPQQSYVQLLNSIRDELATKYSQKPQLSCSHPLDTNLLYVM from the exons ATGTCCTACTATCCGCCTTATTCTGGCCCACCGGGCTACCCCCcaccacagcagcaacaacagcagcagcagtactCGTATCCTCCTAATTACGGATCTCCGCAACCTTACCA aaccatcatcaccaacaaTCTTCCTACGGCGGCGGTTACCCCGGCCAAGCGTACCGTgagcaacatcctcctccgaaTCCTTACGGGTATGGCCAGCCCTCCCCTCAGCCTGGTTACGGCGCGCCTCCTCCACACAACGGTTACGGTGTATGTCCTCATCAGTGAAGATAACTGtgaacaaaaaaaaatgcaaGTGTGGCTGACTTTGTATGCAGCAACCGCCGTCAGGATACGgccagccgccgccgcctaCTGGAAATGCGGTGTATGGTGGAAGACAGCCTGGTATGTGATCGCGTTTGGTGCAGGAAGAACTGCATTCTGCTTTGGAAAGTGTCAGTATGCGGCCGCTGACATCTGCAACACAGGCATGAACCAGTATCAGAACACCTACTCGCACGGTCATCAGGGTGgtccaccaccaccacccacTGATCCGGTCGCGTTCGGCCACGGAGCTCCACAGGGATACAGTTTCCAGTACTCTCGATGCACTGGTAAGCGCAAGGCCTTGCTGATTGGAATCAACTATTTCGGGCAGAAGGGCCAGCTGCGTGGTTGTATCAACGATGTCAAGAACATGTCGACGTATTTGAACCAGAACTTCGGCTACGCGCGCGAGGACATGGTGCTGTTGACGGACGACCAGCAGAACCCCATGAGCCAGCCTACGAAGGCTAACATCCTGCGGGCGATGCATTGGTTGGTCAAGGATGCGCAGCCGAATGATTCGCTCTTTTTCCACTACTCAG GTCATGGTGGTCAGACTCCGGACTTGGAtggcgacgaggaagacggaTATGATGAGGTCATCTACCCGGTCGACTTTCGACAAGCCGGTCACATTGTGGACGACGAGATGCACCGGATCATGGTCCGGCCACTACGCCCGGGAGTACGCTTGACCGCAATCTTCGACTCGTGTCACTCGGGCTCCGCCTTGGACCTCCCCTACATCTACTCGACACAGGGTATCCTCAAGGAGCccaacctggccaaggaggccGGACAAGGGCTCCTGGGTGTGGTCTCGGCCTATGCGCGCGGCGACATGAGCGGCATGGTGTCCACCGCGGTTGGGTTCTTGAAACGCGCCACCAAGGGCGACGAGGCCTACACGCGCAGCAAGCAGACCAAGACCAGCCCGGCGGACGTCATCATGTGGTCTGGCAGCAAGGACAGCCAGACCAGCCAGGATGCTCAGATCGGTGGCCAGGCCACCGGCGCCATGTCCTGGGCGTTCATCACCGCTCTCCGCAAGAACCCCCAGCAGAGCTATGTACAGTTACTGAACAGTATCCGGGATGAGTTGGCAACCAAGTACTCGCAGAAACCGCAGCTGAGCTGCAGTCATCCATTGG ACACGAACCTTCTCTACGTCATGTAA